From Cydia fagiglandana chromosome 24, ilCydFagi1.1, whole genome shotgun sequence, a single genomic window includes:
- the LOC134676547 gene encoding uncharacterized protein LOC134676547 — MAEYIKADRERKQIRRLFNRTATALEQKILEQDVSAVEVDFLYLTEKFNRLRVLDEVIQNLQAAKTDFDEEEFTKEVDEAEEFLTKYVYFKHKYHILKPDVKETNHTMTMTAVPENKKNFKLPKIEIKKFDDDPKKWIQFWGQYKKIHEDRSITEEDKFQYLLQSLKDDSNARVLVESFPPSAGNYPKALEQLKNRYGREEMLVEVYIRELLNMVLAQVRGELVLDLRTLHDRISTYLHALETLKVTKDRYDAMLFPLIESAMPEQVLLAYSRAQSQSTQLNQGSERLAQLLKFLENEVQAEERIRLARSDFISSKSPKTVSGSDIQPTATCLTTKVTMERGKECCYFCDKENHTVNECSKGVDLTLDEKKELIKKKGGCYICLKRGHMAKQCRAFLKCIACKRRHLVVLCPDLHSEKNKDIEVSKKPNENVTLCQDITTTLLQTVVAVVEYGGKKKKVRILIDGGSQRTYIKTSLAEELNLKVIGQEQIGHTLFGAIQTEPEVYNKYEFKVSSLDNSSDITIKALAKNTTLCGVLPKVDDKKVMQKLNNLNVQLSDIENDIVDIGILIGSDYMGAVISGTIIYLENNLFAMKTKLGWTLQGPTLSAYSCTVLQTCFSQTNNITDLWSIELLGIKDPQEKREQEEILKSFNDNISEAESGRYEVNLLWKEDTPDLKPNYDQAFKRLQITSKKLEKTGNLQAYDEVFQEWEKEGIIEEVKDDDKGKGHYLAHRPVIKMSSNTTKVRPVYDASMKDQNGWSLNDCMDKESKELMNMGKFDLRGWVTAPKRIDDTITVPVLGMIWNTAQDDLECSVNLKHGIKDRITKRELLSITQQVFDPLGLVSPVTLIPKLITQKAWLNNTGWDEPIPEELEKEFKEWLDTLHYINQCRFPRRLTSAPIEECETSVHVMCDASKDAYAGCIFLRTQHGDQVNVQLVLAKSRVTPTKRKMSLPRAELMGCLIASRLFTEVVNSGLLTLCKNYEVFCWTDSAVAWAWLKRQKSWKPFVSNRVTEICKNTKKEDWYHLPGNANPADLPSRGCDARTLLESRWWEGPQWLRLEKDKWPKSNINDIPIDEKAVCDEEIKRATINVDTNTLPFSKRLMYFSKYNKIVRLVAWLLRMNPTLRHRFSSRKEDIGNDEYRYAELVLTRLVQKESFEDKANIPRKLRTEVDENGIIKVKTRLDFSNESKDFICPVLLSGKNEIVQRLVLYRHLKLNHAGTLTMMTDLRNTYWILNIRRLSKKIVAQCIICKRYKCKSYRVPEAPLPTDRTEATAAFQVTGIDLAGPLYLIHNQKCWIVLFTCATYRAIHLELVESLSTASFIMALRRFLARRGRVSVIWTDNGTNFQGTANLLQNIDWAKVESSTASQSIQWKFIPPGSPWWGGWWERIIRVVKEMLRRILGKASVNWIELSTIICDCEATINSRPITYIETEDDSLRPLTPQMFLQGLSNNETPDLDKIDAENLGQRYQYLQKLRQDFRQRFKTEYLSLLSSKNYRNDVKEPQVGDVVLIETDMTRLHWPIGVIEKVYVGNDGFTRVAKVRTGTGAKVRACQKLYPLELSADSLKEVETGKLDLITEPGVSRDATEPSSDDSPNPIPVETRRGRVIKIPQRYLN; from the exons ATGGCGGAGTATATAAAAGCAGACCGCGAACGAAAACAAATTCGTCGATTGTTCAATAGAACAGCAACTGCGCTGGAACAAAAAATACTAGAACAGGATGTCAGCGCGGTGGAAGTGGACTTCTTATATTTAACGGAAAAATTCAATCGCTTGCGAGTGCTCGACGAAGTCATACAGAATTTGCAGGCGGCGAAGACAGATTTCGATGAAGAGGAGTTCACTAAGGAAGTGGATGAGGCAGAAGAATTTCTGACGAAATACGTGTACTTCAAACATAAGTATCACATTTTGAAGCCGGACGTCAAAGAGACTAATCATACGATGACGATGACGGCCGTCCCAGAAAACAAGAAAAACTTCAAACTTCCAAAAATAGAAATTAAGAAATTCGACGATGACCCCAAAAAATGGATTCAGTTTTGGGGCCAATATAAGAAGATACATGAGGACCGCAGCATCACAGAAGAGGACAAGTTCCAGTACTTACTTCAGAGCTTGAAGGATGACTCGAATGCCCGTGTCTTAGTGGAGAGCTTCCCACCCTCTGCAGGCAATTACCCGAAGGCTCTTGAACAGCTGAAGAACCGGTATGGACGAGAAGAAATGTTAGTGGAGGTGTACATCCGAGAACTGTTAAATATGGTGCTCGCACAAGTTCGTGGTGAACTCGTCTTAGACTTAAGGACCTTACATGATAGAATTAGTACATACCTGCATGCTCTGGAAACGTTGAAAGTAACTAAAGATAGGTATGATGCAATGCTTTTTCCTTTAATTGAATCGGCTATGCCCGAACAAGTTCTGTTAGCATACAGTAGGGCGCAGTCACAAAGTACACAATTAAATCAGGGCTCAGAACGATTGGCACAGTTGTTGAAGTTCCTTGAAAATGAAGTACAAGCAGAGGAGAGGATTAGGCTTGCTAGATCCGATTTCATTTCTAGCAAGTCTCCCAAGACAGTGTCCGGATCAGACATTCAACCGACAGCGACATGCCTTACAACAAAGGTAACAATGGAGAGAGGTAAGGAATGTTGTTATTTTTGTGATAAGGAGAATCATACAGTGAATGAGTGCAGTAAGGGGGTAGATTTGACCTTGGATGAGAAAaaagaattaattaaaaagaaaggtGGGTGTTATATATGTCTAAAGCGGGGTCATATGGCAAAACAATGTAGagcatttttaaaatgtatagcATGTAAAAGAAGGCATTTAGTTGTATTATGTCCAGATTTGCATAGCGAAAAGAATAAAGACATTGAAGTATCGAAAAAACCAAATGAaaatgtcactttgtgtcaggATATAACAACCACTCTGTTACAGACAGTGGTTGCAGTGGTTGAATACGGAGGCAAGAAAAAGAAGGTGAGGATTCTTATTGATGGTGGTTCACAGCGGACATATATCAAGACTAGCCTGGCTGAAGAACTGAATCTAAAGGTAATAGGTCAAGAGCAGATTGGACACACATTGTTTGGGGCAATACAAACAGAACCTGAGGTCTACAACAAATACGAATTTAAGGTGAGTTCATTAGACAATTCCTCTGATATTACCATAAAAGCTCTTGCTAAAAACACTACACTTTGTGGTGTTCTGCCTAAAGTGGATGATAAGAAAGTTATGCAGAAACTCAACAATTTGAATGTACAATTATCAGACATTGAAAATGACATAGTTGACATTGGCATATTGATAGGGTCAGATTACATGGGTGCAGTAATATCAGGCACAATAATATATCTTGAAAACAATTTGTTTGCCATGAAAACAAAGCTGGGATGGACGCTACAAGGTCCTACATTAAGTGCTTATAGCTGTACAGTACTACAAACATGTTTCTcacaaacaaataatattacAGACTTGTGGAGCATAGAGCTCTTAGGAATTAAAGACCCACAAGAAAAGAGGGAACAGgaagaaatattaaaaagttttaatgataatatttcAGAGGCTGAGTCAGGCAGATATGAAGTGAACCTGCTGTGGAAAGAAGACACTCCAGACTTAAAACCGAACTATGACCAAGCATTCAAGAGACTTCAAATAACGTCAAAGAAGCTTGAGAAAACAGGAAATCTACAGGCTTATGATGAGGTTTTCCAAGAATGGGAAAAAGAAGGAATTATCGAAGAGGTCAAAGATGATGATAAAGGAAAAGGCCATTATCTAGCCCACCGACCTGTTATCAAGATGTCGAGCAACACCACTAAAGTGAGACCAGTTTATGATGCATCAATGAAAGATCAGAATGGATGGTCATTGAACGACTGCATGGACAAAG AGTCAAAAGAACTAATGAACATGGGAAAATTCGACCTTCGAGGATGGGTAACAGCTCCAAAAAGAATAGATGACACGATTACCGTACCGGTTTTAGGTATGATATGGAACACTGCACAAGATGACTTAGAGTGTAGTGTAAACCTGAAACACGGAATCAAAGACAGAATAACTAAGAGAGAGCTGCTATCTATAACCCAGCAAGTATTTGACCCGCTTGGATTGGTCTCTCCGGTCACCTTGATACCTAAACTTATAACACAGAAAGCATGGCTGAATAATACAGGATGGGATGAACCAATTCCAGAAGAATTAGAAAAAGAGTTCAAAGAGTGGTTAGACACACTGCACTATATTAACCAATGTCGATTTCCCAGACGTCTGACTAGTGCACCAATTGAAGAATGCGAAACTAGTGTCCATGTGATGTGTGATGCTAGTAAAGATGCATATGCAGGATGCATTTTTCTACGTACGCAGCATGGTGATCAAGTCAATGTCCAACTAGTGTTAGCTAAGAGTCGAGTAACACCAACCAAAAGAAAGATGAGTCTACCAAGAGCTGAACTGATGGGTTGTCTAATTGCTTCAAGACTGTTCACAGAAGTTGTTAATTCTGGTCTACTGACTCTATGTAAGAACTATGAAGTTTTTTGTTGGACTGATTCGGCTGTAGCCTGGGCATGGCTGAAAAGACAGAAATCTTGGAAACCTTTTGTCAGTAACCGGGTCACAGAAATCTGCAAGAACACAAAAAAGGAAGATTGGTACCACTTACCTGGAAACGCCAACCCTGCTGATCTGCCATCTCGCGGCTGTGATGCAAGAACGCTGCTCGAAAGTCGCTGGTGGGAAGGCCCACAATGGCTTAGACTAGAAAAAGATAAGTGGCCAAAATCAAACATCAATGACATCCCTATTGACGAGAAAGCTGTATGTGACGAAGAGATAAAGAGAGCAACAATAAATGTCGACACAAACACACTACCTTTTAGTAAAAGATTGATGTATTTTTCAAAGTACAATAAAATAGTCAGACTTGTTGCATGGCTATTAAGAATGAATCCTACATTGAGACACCGATTTTCGTCAAGAAAAGAAGATATAGGAAATGATGAATATAGATATGCTGAACTAGTCTTGACAAGGTTGGTACAAAAAGAAAGTTTTGAAGACAAAGCTAACATACCAAGAAAGTTACGTACAGAAGTAGACGAAAACGGCATAATAAAAGTGAAGACAAGATTAGATTTCAGTAACGAGAGTAAAGACTTCATTTGTCCAGTACTATTATCTGGAAAGAATGAAATAGTACAAAGATTAGTTTTATACAGACACCTGAAGCTGAACCATGCAGGTACTTTAACAATGATGACAGATCTAAGAAATACCTATTGGATATTAAATATAAGACGTCTGTCTAAGAAAATTGTAGCACAGTGCATTATATGTAAAAGATACAAATGTAAAAGTTATAGAGTACCTGAAGCCCCACTACCTACGGATCGAACAGAAGCTACAGCAGCTTTTCAAGTAACCGGAATCGATCTAGCAGGACCTCTGTATCTCATACACAATCAAAAATGCTGGATTGTACTATTTACATGTGCCACATACCGAGCAATACACCTTGAATTGGTAGAATCACTGTCGACGGCTAGTTTCATCATGGCACTAAGGAGATTTCTAGCAAGGAGAGGAAGAGTAAGTGTGATTTGGACAGATAATGGCACCAATTTTCAAGGAACAGCAAATTTACTACAGAACATAGACTGGGCTAAAGTAGAAAGTAGTACTGCCTCACAAAGCATTCAGTGGAAATTTATACCACCAGGTTCTCCGTGGTGGGGAGGATGGTGGGAACGCATAATTCGGGTAGTAAAAGAAATGCTGCGAAGAATCTTGGGTAAAGCATCAGTAAATTGGATAGAATTATCTACAATAATATGTGACTGTGAAGCTACCATCAACAGCCGGCCGATAACATACATAGAGACAGAAGATGACTCATTGAGACCGCTAACTCCTCAAATGTTTCTTCAAGGCTTAAGTAACAATGAAACTCCTGACCTCGATAAGATTGATGCCGAGAATCTCGGTCAAAGGTACCAGTACTTACAGAAGCTAAGACAGGATTTCAGACAACGTTTTAAGACAGAGTATTTGTCGCTACTGTCAAGTAAGAATTACAGGAATGACGTCAAGGAGCCTCAAGTAGGGGATGTCGTGCTGATCGAGACGGACATGACCAGACTTCATTGGCCGATTGGAGTAATAGAGAAAGTCTATGTTGGGAATGACGGATTCACGCGGGTTGCTAAGGTAAGGACAGGTACAGGAGCTAAGGTAAGAGCTTGTCAAAAACTCTACCCCCTCGAGCTATCAGCTGACTCCCTAAAAGAGGTAGAGACGGGTAAGTTAGATCTTATTACTGAACCAGGTGTTAGTAGGGACGCAACagaacccagttctgatgacaGCCCTAATCCTATTCCTGTCGAAACGCGAAGAGGCCGCGTTATAAAAATACCTCAAAGGTATTTGAATTAA